One window of the Cloacibacillus sp. genome contains the following:
- a CDS encoding Ig-like domain-containing protein → MFKTVRKLEWAAILVILTIAMCVLAWAGTENGDIKLAAYYSKYAKETMTPSDLTVDLSIIVNGEKIITAQNGANTINLTGKIGTNLDTLAKTGFYIYGTSGDHSGDSSLAVNMDNTAQIFSTGLIQFYAGGKANTITGNSTLDFYSSPKATLYIAGDPASSQKSLILSGGTDAGTVKGNAKITLNGSLGYDETISPDEYGDRVQYVKITAAGKTNADNESVSVEGDSTVVYNADFSAGNYAGNVTGLYAGPLLHGTNSRGITKGKVEIIIDDPKAYIGQIWVAGGDIGASCDLQIGSTSLLFKQGILGNSIHGGAASWGNDSRTVISGDVKIELKKVSANHNPDSPTRIFGGGVVYGARASHLINGGVDIAVEGNSGINSLFAGGESRAKGAISNIGGNTTITIIGDSGINAFNKETYIGAGGVIMSRDLTGSSAIVKGNAAVTLQNISASTFTGTISGQGAEWNSSKPIITALNYKSVQGRSSLILDNVTGDFDGKIISFDKLLLSGDTSLSVGAASCDVNQFSSIEVAAPLASRVTKALTLRGYTGEPPSAPPIVPAGFYAEWEKNGTNLTLEVHPETITISNSTTIESLKLRATDKLIVKDGAKLVISGDLDAGGADIALEGSGSVEVSGKAVGAPKLTVTGTNSINVKAGAGSTMSFTGASVNGRAVERTLSINADGGYAAARSLRLLPDALTLISGAQTRLNAVIEPADEGIPVTWSVSGAGVAEVSADAAIAHLTAAAEGTALVTAAADGYTASCVVTVLPVKADRIKLSTTEHALVAGEKFTLQAEVLPEKAKDKEVVWSSGSPGTATVDARGEVTAVAAGTAAITAAARDGGAKALCIVTVVPAAISVSSVTVNPSYIKIYVGETKDAKAEIYPANATDRIIAWSADSSSVSVDQTGRITALAAGRATVTAAAGGKSGAVEVITETRAVAASGISISAESLTLYTGQNGAVAASVLPASAADKNISWTLDKNDIIAQAGASDGTYSFTALKAGTVTLTASHGAYSKSCTVTVADKPRETIRAEKFELSAISVKLGTSSVTKLTAKLTPPSANGTIIWETTSGDIAAVQSSSAGEAVIKAGAKPGIANITATFKGIGKETITAACAVTVEDLTAPVKASVTTEESKTLAANNTVTATTVMTTKQGDIKDEFVETAENGTYVVKEALIKQLSEANSGAETTAAPAIAAVIPAAAADAPKLAVISLLTTGASLPRAANVGGLSIFKLCTDGSFVKFKKADKVTEMKNGTWLIKKAYDTQALADDAVIDAAQTYEINIAVVDNDPMYDHDPTPGRIVDPTFFSSVRETPKPPTPDPDPTPDPTPDPTPDPTPDPTPTPGSSSGGCNTGVGLITVAAALIASVKQKKQKPSRPVTKE, encoded by the coding sequence ATGTTTAAAACGGTAAGAAAACTTGAATGGGCTGCGATATTGGTGATTTTGACAATCGCGATGTGCGTCTTAGCTTGGGCAGGTACTGAAAACGGTGATATAAAATTAGCCGCGTATTATTCCAAATACGCAAAAGAGACAATGACCCCCTCCGATTTGACAGTCGATCTTTCTATAATCGTTAACGGAGAGAAAATCATCACAGCCCAAAATGGCGCAAATACCATAAACCTTACTGGAAAAATTGGAACAAATCTTGACACCTTAGCTAAGACTGGGTTTTATATCTACGGTACTTCCGGCGATCATAGCGGAGACAGCAGTCTCGCTGTCAATATGGACAATACGGCTCAGATTTTCTCTACGGGCCTCATACAATTCTATGCTGGTGGCAAAGCAAATACGATAACAGGCAATTCAACTTTGGATTTTTATTCATCTCCGAAGGCAACACTCTATATCGCAGGAGACCCGGCTTCTTCACAGAAATCGCTGATTCTTTCCGGAGGAACAGACGCAGGCACGGTCAAAGGCAACGCTAAGATAACGCTGAACGGAAGCCTTGGATATGATGAGACAATATCTCCGGACGAATATGGAGACAGAGTCCAGTATGTTAAAATCACGGCGGCCGGCAAAACCAATGCCGACAACGAGAGTGTCTCCGTAGAAGGCGACAGCACCGTTGTATATAACGCTGATTTTAGCGCAGGCAACTATGCTGGCAACGTCACAGGCTTATATGCTGGGCCTCTTCTTCACGGAACAAACTCGCGCGGGATAACAAAAGGCAAGGTCGAAATAATTATTGACGACCCGAAAGCCTACATAGGCCAAATATGGGTTGCCGGCGGAGATATAGGCGCAAGCTGCGACTTACAGATTGGCTCCACGTCGCTGCTATTCAAACAGGGAATTTTAGGCAATTCGATACACGGCGGTGCGGCAAGCTGGGGCAATGACAGCAGAACAGTGATAAGCGGCGACGTCAAGATAGAACTTAAAAAGGTATCCGCAAACCATAATCCCGACAGTCCTACCCGCATATTTGGCGGCGGCGTAGTCTATGGCGCACGAGCCTCGCATTTGATAAACGGCGGTGTGGACATCGCTGTAGAAGGTAATTCCGGCATAAATAGTTTATTCGCCGGAGGAGAAAGTAGGGCGAAGGGTGCCATCTCAAATATAGGCGGAAACACAACAATCACCATCATTGGAGATTCCGGCATCAACGCGTTTAACAAAGAAACTTATATTGGAGCAGGCGGAGTCATTATGTCACGCGATCTGACAGGGAGCTCCGCTATAGTCAAAGGAAACGCCGCTGTTACATTACAAAATATTTCAGCTTCAACATTTACTGGTACAATCTCCGGACAGGGCGCGGAATGGAACTCATCAAAACCTATAATCACCGCCTTAAATTATAAATCAGTACAAGGAAGATCATCGCTGATTTTGGACAACGTGACGGGAGATTTTGACGGGAAAATCATAAGCTTTGACAAACTGCTCCTCAGCGGCGATACATCGCTTTCCGTAGGCGCGGCTAGTTGTGACGTGAACCAATTCTCTTCAATAGAAGTCGCAGCGCCGCTTGCTTCAAGGGTGACGAAAGCGCTGACGCTCCGCGGCTATACCGGCGAGCCTCCTTCCGCACCCCCAATTGTGCCGGCAGGTTTTTACGCAGAATGGGAAAAAAACGGCACGAATCTAACACTTGAAGTTCACCCTGAAACTATAACCATAAGTAACAGCACTACTATAGAGTCGCTAAAGCTGCGTGCGACAGATAAGCTCATCGTCAAAGACGGCGCAAAGCTCGTCATAAGCGGCGACCTTGACGCGGGCGGCGCCGACATTGCGCTTGAAGGCTCCGGCAGCGTCGAAGTGAGCGGAAAAGCCGTCGGCGCGCCGAAACTTACAGTCACGGGCACAAATTCCATCAACGTCAAAGCAGGGGCGGGAAGCACTATGAGCTTCACGGGAGCTTCTGTCAACGGCAGAGCCGTCGAAAGAACGCTTTCCATCAACGCGGACGGCGGATATGCCGCGGCGCGCAGCCTCCGGCTCCTGCCGGATGCACTTACGCTCATATCAGGCGCCCAGACGCGCCTTAACGCCGTCATAGAGCCGGCAGACGAAGGCATCCCAGTCACATGGAGCGTAAGCGGCGCGGGCGTTGCCGAGGTGAGCGCCGACGCAGCAATAGCCCATCTGACGGCGGCGGCCGAAGGAACGGCCCTCGTCACAGCGGCCGCCGACGGATACACGGCCTCCTGCGTCGTCACAGTGCTGCCAGTCAAGGCGGACAGGATAAAACTCTCAACCACCGAACACGCGCTCGTAGCAGGAGAGAAATTCACGCTTCAAGCGGAAGTGCTGCCGGAAAAAGCCAAAGATAAAGAGGTCGTCTGGTCCAGCGGCAGCCCCGGCACGGCCACGGTAGACGCGCGGGGCGAAGTGACCGCCGTAGCCGCGGGGACGGCCGCAATAACCGCAGCGGCCCGTGACGGCGGCGCAAAAGCCCTCTGCATCGTCACGGTCGTACCGGCTGCGATCTCCGTCTCCTCCGTCACGGTGAACCCGAGCTACATAAAAATATACGTCGGAGAGACAAAGGACGCAAAGGCGGAGATATATCCCGCAAACGCGACTGACAGGATCATCGCATGGAGCGCCGACAGCAGCAGCGTATCCGTAGACCAAACGGGACGTATAACGGCGCTTGCCGCCGGACGCGCCACAGTGACGGCGGCCGCCGGAGGAAAAAGCGGCGCCGTGGAAGTGATAACGGAGACGCGCGCTGTCGCCGCAAGCGGCATAAGCATAAGCGCCGAAAGCCTGACGCTCTACACAGGCCAGAACGGCGCAGTCGCCGCCTCAGTGCTCCCTGCAAGCGCCGCGGACAAAAACATCTCATGGACGCTCGATAAAAACGATATAATCGCACAGGCAGGCGCATCAGATGGAACTTACAGCTTCACAGCGCTTAAGGCGGGCACGGTGACGCTGACGGCAAGCCATGGCGCGTACAGCAAGAGCTGTACCGTCACTGTAGCCGACAAGCCGCGGGAAACAATAAGGGCCGAAAAATTTGAGCTTTCCGCCATCTCCGTGAAACTGGGAACATCGTCCGTCACAAAACTCACCGCTAAACTGACGCCGCCCTCCGCAAACGGGACGATCATTTGGGAGACGACAAGCGGCGACATTGCAGCCGTGCAAAGCTCCTCTGCGGGGGAGGCTGTCATAAAAGCCGGTGCAAAGCCTGGCATAGCGAACATCACTGCCACCTTTAAGGGAATAGGCAAAGAGACGATAACAGCCGCCTGCGCCGTCACTGTGGAAGACCTCACCGCGCCGGTAAAGGCCTCAGTAACGACCGAAGAAAGCAAAACCCTCGCGGCAAACAACACCGTGACTGCAACGACTGTAATGACGACAAAACAAGGCGACATAAAAGATGAATTTGTAGAAACGGCCGAAAACGGGACTTACGTAGTAAAAGAGGCGTTAATAAAACAACTCTCCGAGGCAAACAGCGGCGCGGAGACGACGGCCGCCCCGGCTATCGCGGCCGTCATACCAGCAGCCGCAGCAGACGCGCCGAAGCTTGCGGTAATAAGCCTGCTCACGACAGGAGCGTCTCTGCCGAGAGCGGCAAATGTAGGCGGCCTTTCGATATTCAAACTCTGCACGGACGGAAGCTTTGTAAAATTTAAAAAAGCGGACAAAGTGACGGAGATGAAGAACGGCACATGGCTCATCAAAAAAGCATACGACACGCAGGCGCTTGCGGACGACGCCGTGATAGACGCGGCCCAGACCTATGAGATAAACATCGCCGTCGTCGATAACGACCCGATGTACGACCACGACCCGACGCCGGGACGCATAGTGGACCCGACCTTCTTCTCGTCCGTCCGCGAAACGCCAAAGCCCCCCACACCCGACCCCGACCCGACACCGGATCCAACGCCCGACCCGACACCGGATCCAACGCCCGACCCGACGCCCACGCCCGGCTCGTCTTCAGGCGGCTGCAACACAGGCGTTGGGCTGATAACCGTGGCCGCCGCCCTTATTGCCTCCGTCAAACAAAAGAAGCAAAAACCGTCGCGCCCTGTGACGAAAGAGTAG